Proteins encoded together in one Benincasa hispida cultivar B227 chromosome 1, ASM972705v1, whole genome shotgun sequence window:
- the LOC120070188 gene encoding inositol polyphosphate multikinase beta-like codes for MFKIPDHQVAGHQASDGSMGPLVDDSGLFFKPLQKDERGSKEVAFYKSLSSNTKVPDNIRAFFPAFHGTQDIPASDGSGLHPHLVLQDLISNYQNPSIVDIKIGSRTWYPQASEEYIQRCFKKDRETSSLALGFRLSGLQIHVSQKAGYWKPGRKFLQNSSAEKVKIILKKFVSSNASADSDVDDLDCVFASSIYGGANGILAQLLELKTWFEDQKFYHFYSSSVLMVYDKESMLETKSNAAIKLVDFAHVVDSNGVIDHNFLGGLCSLIKFISEILTDHLDCLNKTCLPCSDNSLNCNRDDSDR; via the coding sequence ATGTTTAAGATCCCGGATCATCAAGTTGCTGGCCATCAAGCAAGTGATGGAAGCATGGGTCCTCTTGTAGATGATTCAGGGCTCTTCTTCAAGCCTCTACAGAAGGATGAACGAGGATCTAAGGAAGTGGCTTTCTATAAATCACTCTCTTCAAATACCAAAGTTCCAGATAACATTCGTGCCTTCTTCCCTGCTTTCCATGGAACTCAGGATATACCTGCATCAGACGGTTCTGGCTTGCATCCCCATCTTGTTTTGCAGGATCTCATCTCAAATTACCAAAATCCGTCTATTGTTGATATTAAGATTGGTTCTAGAACTTGGTATCCACAAGCTTCTGAGGAGTACATTCAAAGGTGCTTTAAGAAGGATAGAGAAACCTCCAGCTTGGCTCTGGGGTTTCGGCTTTCGGGCTTGCAGATTCATGTGAGCCAAAAAGCTGGATACTGGAAGCCAGGGAGGAAATTTTTGCAAAACTCTTCAGCTGAGAAAGTTAAGATTATTCTGAAGaaatttgtttcttcaaatGCTTCTGCAGATTCTGATGTGGATGATCTTGATTGTGTTTTTGCATCATCAATTTATGGTGGTGCAAATGGAATTTTGGCACAATTATTGGAGCTCAAGACTTGGTTTGAAGATCAGAAGTTTTACCATTTTTATTCTAGCTCAGTGCTGATGGTGTATGATAAAGAATCTATGCTGGAAACTAAGTCGAATGCAGCAATTAAACTTGTTGATTTCGCACACGTTGTAGATAGCAATGGTGTAATTGATCATAATTTCTTGGGTGGGCTCTGTTCTCTAATCAAGTTTATCTCCGAGATTTTGACCGATCATCTCGACTGCCTGAACAAAACTTGTCTGCCATGCTCTGACAATAGTTTGAACTGCAATCGTGATGACTCTGATCGGTAA